CGGACCATCTCGGGCACTTGCCGCATTTACCCTGGTAGAGGTCTTTGGTTCGAAGTTGCTCCAAAACGGGAGAAGCGGCCCAAATTTCCCGCAGAGGAGTCTCTCCCACTTTTCCCAAGGCAATAGGCAAGCGGCGACAGGGGGTAACTGTGCCGTCCGCCAGGATGGTAAGCCCGGACACCCCCGCGGCGCAGCCCCCGGCCGGAAAGGTGTTATTTTCGCCATCAGCCGGCGCGGGGCTGTTCATCTGGGCCGCCATGGGGTCTCCGGTAGTAATCTCCAGGCCTTCGACCTGCATGGATAAAATACTTTCATACAAACGCTTCGTCTCATCTAAGGTCAGCATGTGGGCCAGCAAGTCTTTTCCACGGCCCGAAGGAACCAGGCGGGAAAATCCCAGCCGGGAAACTCCCAGTTCGCGGGCCAGTCCTACCATCTCTTGGAAATAGCCGGCATTCATTCTGGAAATGGTGGCATTCAATGAGACCTTCACCCCTGCCTGCAGGAGGTTTCGGATCCCCAGGAGAGCGGCGGCAAAACTGCCCCGGCCTCTGACTTGTTCGTGAATCTCCTCTGGCCCTTCCAGGCTGATCTGGATGCCCTGGACTCCCAAAGCCGCAATTTTTTTTGCTATATCGAGGGTAATGCACGTGCCATTCGAGAGAATATAAATTTCAAACCCGGTCTGCACCAGCCTGCCCAGGATGTCAAAAAAGCCCGTCCTTAAGACCGGCTCCCCTCCGGTGACGTTAAAACTTGGGGAAAAATCTAGGCCATAAGCATCATGCCAGGCCTTAAGCATGTCGCTGATTTCTTCTATTACCCGGTAAATTTCGGCCAGCGACAATTCTCTAAAATTTCCACCTTCCTGGTAACAATGCCTACACTTCAGATTGCATCTCTCCGTGAGATGCCACTGGATTAAAAAATCATAGGGCTGACTGAGGGACATAGTTTCCGGCCTTCATAGAAGGACTTACTTGACGGAAAGATCTGGGACGGGATAAGGGCGGGAATCGCCGGCAAGCAGATATGGCAAAATGAGTGATGGCTTTGGTTTTGAGCGATACTCAAAAATGCCATATCTGCCCCCATCAGTTGCTGAACCAGCAACCGTTAATTTTTTCATTCCTTTCACTTGTGACATACCTTGCGGGGATCGACTTTCTTGACCTGACCCCAGAAGGCAGCCTCCTTCGCCAACGCCTCTTTGCTAAGCTTCATCCCGCCCTCACCTCCTTTCCGTTTCATCTTCCTGTAAATTATGAACAGAGAAAAGGCTTGTCAAGGCGGCCAAACGTCGGGGCGGGTTTCAAACCCGCCCCTACACTACGTTGTCTGAAAATTTGGAGAGGAACTATGGTGTTTTGACCTTAGGCAATTCCGCCAGGGCTTTTTTGATCATCTCATCCGGGTCGAGTTCGATATCTTGCAGTTTGCCTTCCAGGAAGGCGTCGTAGGCCGCCAGATCGAAATGGCCGTGGCCCGAAAAATTGAACACGATGCACTTGGCTTGATTGGTCTCTTTGCACACCAAAGCCTCATCCACTGCGGCCTTGATGGCGTGGGCGGTCTCCGGGGCCGGGATGATGCCTTCAGTTTCGGCAAAGAGGCGGGCCGCCTCAAAGACCGGGTTCTGCGGATAGGCCCGGGCTTCGATAACTTTTTCGTGCACCAACTGGCAGAGGAGCGGGGCGTCGCCGTGGTAGCGCAGGCCGCCGGCGTGGATGCCCGAGGGCACGAAGGAATGCCCCAGGGTGTACATCATGATCAAGGGTGTTAAGCCGGTGGTGTCACCGAAGTCATAGGTATAGGCGCCCTTGGTCAGGGTGGGGCAGGCGGTGGGTTCCACCGCCACAAAGCGCATTTCCTTGCCCTTCAGCTTGTCCGGTACAAAGGGAAAGGCAAAGCCGGCGAAGTTGCTGCCGCCGCCGACGCAGCCGATGAGCACGTCCGGCGATTCCCCAGCCAGGGCCAGTTGCTTTTTAGTCTCCAGGCCCACGATGGTCTGGTGCAGCATGACATGGTTGAGGACGCTCCCCAGGGCATAGTTGGTGTCGGCATGGGTGGCGGCGTCCTCCACCGCCTCGGAGATGGCCATGCCTAGACTGCCCGAGGTCTCCGGGTCTTTGGCCAATAAGGACCGGCCGGCCTGGGTGCGATCCGTGGGGGAGGGGTAGACGCTGGCCCCCCAGATGTGCATCAGCGACCGCCGGTAGGGCTTCTGTTGGTAGCTCACCTTGACCATATAGACGGTGCATTCCATGCAGAAGAAGTTGCAGGCCAGGGACAGGGCGCAGCCCCACTGGCCGGCCCCGGTCTCGGTGGCCAGCCTTTTGATGCCTGCCGCTTTATTATAGTAGGCCTGGGCCACCGCGGTGTTGGGCTTGTGGCTGCCCGCGGGGCTCACGGATTCGTTCTTATAGTAAATGCGGGCCGGGGTCTTAAGGGCCGCCTCAAGGTTGTAGGCCCGGTGCAGGGGGCTGGGCCGCCACAACTGATAGATGCGCAAAACGTCGTCGGGGATGGCAATCCAACGCTCCGGGCTGACTTCCTGCTCGATCAAGGCCCGGGGAAAGATGGGCGCCAGGTCGTCCGGGGTGATGGGTTGGCCGGTGCCCGGGTGCAGATAGGGCGGCATGGGGGATGGCAGGTCGGGAATAATATTGTACCACTCCTGGGGCATCTCGCTTTCGCTCAGTTGGATCTTGTAAGAGTCCATATCGGGGAAGTGCTCCTTGGGAAAAGATTCAGGCCATTGAGCCGAAAAACCGGGGTCTGGGTGCTACAAGACGTGAGAGGGAAAAACACCCCAGGGTTTGCTAACCTGGCCGTATGACGTGAATTTTACCACAAGAAGACCGTCTCCTCCAGACCTTTTCCTTCAAGAAACACCAGACACATAGAGCCCTTGCCAAGAGTTCTTTCCTTTTATTCTCCTCTCCCCTTGTGGGAGAGGGTAGGGTGAGGGGCTAATAAGAAAAAACTTTTGCCAATGAGTATAAAAGTATTTTAGTATTATCAATATGTTGAATCACAGTAACCCTTTTTTCGTATCATCTAGGCGGAATTTGTGTCGCTGGTGAATCGGTATGTGCCGCCGAGGCGCGGTGTAGAGCCGTTTAGTCCATAAGACGGGATGCGCTTCGCGCCCTACGGGCTCTTGGAAACGAGGGCGTAAAAAAGGAGTTGGGAAAGAGGACAGTCGAAGTGGTAGAGGCCAAACCGGACTCGGCCGGTTGGGCCTCCCAAGGCTATTTCTTATAGGCGCCGCTGCAAATGATTATGTCATCGACCTTTTCAAAGTAGACGGTCTTGGGATCGACCTTTTTGGTCTTGGGGTTTTCCCACTTGTAGTCGACCCAACCCATCCCCTTGCCCTTGGCATCTTTGACGATATCCACGGCAAAGAGTTTGCCGTCGGCGTCTTTTACCGTCATGAAATCTTTGCCCACCAAGGTGGCGTTCGGGTGGGCCAGCATCTTGCCGTTCATATCCAGCACATAGATGTACAGATCGTCCTTGGCAAATTGCCCCTTGGGATTGCTGAATTCGGCCAGGGACTTGTCTTTGCCGTTGGCTTTAAAAAACTCTTTGGCCTTGGCCACCCAGCCCTTGGCGTCATCAGGGGTGGCATCGGCAAAAGCCGCGGCCGCCAAAAATCCCACTGCGAACAGAACAACAACCAACACCGTCATGGTCTTACGCATCGCATCCTCCTTGTTGTGATGGTCCATAGTGCATTTCTGCCCTTAACGCGTAAACCTCTGAATTCAAAAGAGCCCTACGCATCACCTCCTTGGGTTCAGTGAAATCCACATTAATAATCATTGACGTATATGTCAAATACTTAAATTACGTTATAAAATAATTATTATAAAAAAATTGACCGGAAAGGCGGGAGGCCATGAGTGCAGATCCCATCGCGGCGGTGTGGCAGACGTGCAAAGACTTTTATATGGAGGCCAGGGTGGTGCTGCGGCATCCCTGGAGCTTTCCGGAGCGGCTGGGGCTGGCCGCGGACAATCTGTTCGGGAAAGGGACGGCGTTTTTGCTCCTGGCCACCGCGGTGGCTTATCTGTTGTGCATTCCGGTCTTCTTGGCGCACGACATGGCGGTGAGCAAGGGGGTCATGGTGCTCCTGCGCATCGTGGGGTTGTATGGCTTCGGGCTGGCGCTGCACCTGGTCTTGAAGCTGCTGGGGAGCCGGGGCGTGACCCTCAAAGAGACCCTGGGCCTGTACGGTTACCAGTTGGGGTTCCAGACGGTTGCCTCAACCCTGCTGATGTACCCGTCGTATATGGCTTATAAACAGATGGCGCTTTTGGCCTTGGGCGGGCAGGACGTGGCGCCGCTCCCGATTGATTCCCTCCTCAACTTTCTGGCGACGATGCTCATCATAATAGTGTGGGCGGCCATAGCCATGGTGCCCATGTATGCCCGGTACCATCACCTGGCCAAATGGGGCAAGACCCGGGTGGGCATCGCCTTTGTGCTGGCCCTCACCATCTGCTGGCCGTTCTTCTCCTGGGTCCTGCCCTGGCTGTATAAGCTGGGCAAGTTTTTATAAAGCAGGGGCGAAAAGGGGAAGAGGGGAAAAGGCGAAAAGGGTTGGAATCGGGAAAGAATTTGACAGGTTGGGGGCGGTTGTTCTAGCATGGGTGCATGAGGGGAGGATGGTGGTTCAGGGGAGGGGGGACTGGCGGGAAGAACTCAACTCGGAAGGATTGAGGTTAAGGCGGGTGGGGCAGTGCTCGTACTGCGGTTGCAAGAAAAACAATCTTTTTTGGTATAAAGCACAAGATATTGTGTTGACAAGTGTTTAATTGGATGTATATTGGCATGTGAACAAGTGGGGTTATATGCGCAAATTTCTCGCAAATGGAGCAATCCATGGATAACGAGGACAAACTATCCCTTCAAAAACTTAGCATCTATTTAATTAAAGACCAATACAAAGACCCTCAATCCATAATAGATCTTGAGAAAAGGCCAGAAAGGCGTGCGCTTGATGGGATTGGTGATCTTTTCGTAAGAAAGGGTTGGCCCAAGCCTCCGAGGTGGGCCCCTTTTTTTGAAGATTATGTGAATGAGGAAGAATTGGGTCTTATAGAATCGACTGCCGCTGCCCTAATAATTGAATCAAAACAGAGACTATTTGCGGTAACATTTGGACAGGGGAGATATTTATTGAATCCGGGATGTTGGGAGGAGCGTTTTGGACTCCTTGCATGTCTCAATTCTATCGGAGAAAGTAATATACGTAGTATTGACAAAGTGACGATAGATACAATATCCCGACACTCGAAAGAGCAAGCAAGCCGTGAGGTGCATCCAAGCGAATTTGGATTAGATATTGAGCAAGATTTGCTTAGGGGCGTCACAGGAAGACCAACTGAAGAAGGATTAGGGACGCGAATTTCCGGAACAGATGCTCTTCATGTTTTAGCTCATATAAAAATCGGTTCCCTCAGGGAGCTATTGTCAAAATACTATGGCAAATCATTGGAGGATACATATAAAAATATATTTCCATGGGTAGACCATATTCGTGAAATAAAAGATGTATCAATAATTGAGCAACTCGACAGCGTTTTAATAGAAAAAATGATCAATGAGGAACTGGACAATATTTGGATGGCAGTGCCGCAGGTAGTAGAATGGGAGCGAATTAAAAGTTTTCAATTTATAGGGTTTGGACGTCAATTATCTGAATATTCTGATATACATATTCCGGAATTTCTAAAATTAATAAAAGATCGTAAGGAGCTTTCAAAAGAATTATTAATAAAAAGAAGAGCAAATGCTATTGATCATGATGGAAAATCAATTTATAAATGGCAAGTTTACCATTGCCTTCATGCAGAAATCGATATTGACAGCGAATCATTTCTTTTAAGTGGAGGTAAATGGTATAGAATTGATAGAGATTTTGTTAGCGAGGTAAATGAAGCTTATAAAAAAATCCCTCGTTATCAGCATTGTTTTATGGAATATGATCATGAATCCGAAGCAGCTTACAATAAGTACGTAGCAGAATCTGACTCTTCAAAATATGCTCTGATGGATAGAAAACTCATTCAGTATGGAGGAGCTAACCAGAAAATCGAATTTTGCGATCTTCTAATTAATAAAAAGGATATCGTACATATAAAGCGCTATGGCCAATCAAGTGCCTTGAGTCATCTTTTTTCACAAGGGCTTATTTCGGGAGACCTATTTTTTACCGATGCAGAATTTAGAAAGTTAGTAAACGAGCGCCTTCCTAAAGAACATCGCTTGGAAGACTATAACCGACGCATAGAACGTGAGGAATTTCAAATAGTTTTTGCTGTTATTAGTAATAATCCAGGAGATGATCTTGTCCTCCCATTTTTCTCAAGATTAAACTGTAAACATGCTGCAAAGAGGCTTCAAGAAGTATATGGATATAGAGTATCTATTGGGAAAATCAGTATAAATCAAATTCGTACAAGAACCCAAACATGTCCTCCAAAATTGAAAGGATTCA
This region of Desulfobaccales bacterium genomic DNA includes:
- a CDS encoding radical SAM protein, whose translation is MSLSQPYDFLIQWHLTERCNLKCRHCYQEGGNFRELSLAEIYRVIEEISDMLKAWHDAYGLDFSPSFNVTGGEPVLRTGFFDILGRLVQTGFEIYILSNGTCITLDIAKKIAALGVQGIQISLEGPEEIHEQVRGRGSFAAALLGIRNLLQAGVKVSLNATISRMNAGYFQEMVGLARELGVSRLGFSRLVPSGRGKDLLAHMLTLDETKRLYESILSMQVEGLEITTGDPMAAQMNSPAPADGENNTFPAGGCAAGVSGLTILADGTVTPCRRLPIALGKVGETPLREIWAASPVLEQLRTKDLYQGKCGKCPRWSACRGCRAIAYASATAQGNPDFLASDPQCFI
- a CDS encoding TrpB-like pyridoxal phosphate-dependent enzyme; translated protein: MDSYKIQLSESEMPQEWYNIIPDLPSPMPPYLHPGTGQPITPDDLAPIFPRALIEQEVSPERWIAIPDDVLRIYQLWRPSPLHRAYNLEAALKTPARIYYKNESVSPAGSHKPNTAVAQAYYNKAAGIKRLATETGAGQWGCALSLACNFFCMECTVYMVKVSYQQKPYRRSLMHIWGASVYPSPTDRTQAGRSLLAKDPETSGSLGMAISEAVEDAATHADTNYALGSVLNHVMLHQTIVGLETKKQLALAGESPDVLIGCVGGGSNFAGFAFPFVPDKLKGKEMRFVAVEPTACPTLTKGAYTYDFGDTTGLTPLIMMYTLGHSFVPSGIHAGGLRYHGDAPLLCQLVHEKVIEARAYPQNPVFEAARLFAETEGIIPAPETAHAIKAAVDEALVCKETNQAKCIVFNFSGHGHFDLAAYDAFLEGKLQDIELDPDEMIKKALAELPKVKTP
- a CDS encoding cache domain-containing protein; translated protein: MRKTMTVLVVVLFAVGFLAAAAFADATPDDAKGWVAKAKEFFKANGKDKSLAEFSNPKGQFAKDDLYIYVLDMNGKMLAHPNATLVGKDFMTVKDADGKLFAVDIVKDAKGKGMGWVDYKWENPKTKKVDPKTVYFEKVDDIIICSGAYKK
- a CDS encoding DUF6119 family protein yields the protein MDNEDKLSLQKLSIYLIKDQYKDPQSIIDLEKRPERRALDGIGDLFVRKGWPKPPRWAPFFEDYVNEEELGLIESTAAALIIESKQRLFAVTFGQGRYLLNPGCWEERFGLLACLNSIGESNIRSIDKVTIDTISRHSKEQASREVHPSEFGLDIEQDLLRGVTGRPTEEGLGTRISGTDALHVLAHIKIGSLRELLSKYYGKSLEDTYKNIFPWVDHIREIKDVSIIEQLDSVLIEKMINEELDNIWMAVPQVVEWERIKSFQFIGFGRQLSEYSDIHIPEFLKLIKDRKELSKELLIKRRANAIDHDGKSIYKWQVYHCLHAEIDIDSESFLLSGGKWYRIDRDFVSEVNEAYKKIPRYQHCFMEYDHESEAAYNKYVAESDSSKYALMDRKLIQYGGANQKIEFCDLLINKKDIVHIKRYGQSSALSHLFSQGLISGDLFFTDAEFRKLVNERLPKEHRLEDYNRRIEREEFQIVFAVISNNPGDDLVLPFFSRLNCKHAAKRLQEVYGYRVSIGKISINQIRTRTQTCPPKLKGFK